One Helianthus annuus cultivar XRQ/B chromosome 12, HanXRQr2.0-SUNRISE, whole genome shotgun sequence genomic region harbors:
- the LOC110894877 gene encoding 60S ribosomal protein L35a-1: MVKGRQGERVRLYTRGTVLGYKRSKSNQYPNTSLIQIEGVNTKEEVAWYQGKRMAYIYKAKVKKNGSHYRCIWGKVTRPHGNTGVVRAKFKSNLPPKSMGARVRVFMYPSNI, from the exons ATGGTGAAAGGCCGCCAAGGAGAACGTGTCAG ACTTTACACTAGAGGAACCGTTCTCGGTTACAAGAG GTCAAAGTCGAACCAGTACCCGAACACATCGTTGATTCAGATCGAAGGTGTGAACACGAAGGAGGAGGTAGCATGGTACCAAGGGAAACGCATGGCGTACATCTACAAAGCTAAGGTGAAGAAGAACGGATCGCATTATCGGTGCATTTGGGGGAAGGTGACTAGGCCTCATGGTAACACTGGTGTTGTTCGCGCTAAGTTCAAATCCAACCTGCCTCCTAAATCAATG GGAGCTAGGGTTAGGGTGTTCATGTACCCAAGCAACATCTAA